A single window of Nicotiana tomentosiformis chromosome 1, ASM39032v3, whole genome shotgun sequence DNA harbors:
- the LOC104119993 gene encoding probable LRR receptor-like serine/threonine-protein kinase At5g48740: MELHRWYYSWFLLSALFITVAFCDPDGFLSLSCGGSTTYVDSSNITWTPDDAYISAGDITTVHFQEGSSPSTLPVRFFPDSPLRKCYKLPVKNVSSLVLVRTQFVYKNYDGLNKPPAFSVSLGRAITTTVNLSNTDPWIEEFIWTVDKDIVSLCFHSLTNGGFPVISSLELRPLPQGAYIDALGDFPNKLLRKCYRVNCGYNWSLRYPIDQYDRIWDADEDFSPFHVSSGFDIQANFNMSVLKESPPAAVLQTGRVLARRNDMTYNFPIDHQGDYHIVLYFAGIIPVSPSFDVLINGYIVRSNYTVNRWEVSSLFFTMNGINSLNITLKTVHYYPIINALEVYEILDIPLETSSTTVSALQVIQQSTGLHLDWEDDPCSPKSWEHIECEGNLVTSLELSDVDLRSISPTFGDLLDLKSLDLHNTSLAGEIQNIGSLQHLKKLNLSFNQLTAFGSELEDLINLQVLDLHNNSFQGTVPDSVGELKDLHLLNLENNKLQGPLPQALNKESLQVLSSGNLCLSFTMSLCNDFSKNPTIETPQVTVFTPTKRKSHKRLAIILGAVGVAIFALFLIFISVFLYMRRRKSGDTYASRTAAEMKNWNAAKVFSYKEIKAATNNFKEVIGRGSFGSVYLGKLPDGKQVAVKVRFDKTQLGADSFINEVSLLSHISHSNLVSLEGFCQESKQQILVYEYLPGGSLADNLYGAMSKKLTLSWVRRLKIAVDAAKGLDYLHNGTEPRIIHRDVKSSNILLDADMNAKVSDFGLSKQVTQSDATHVSTVVKGTAGYLDPEYYSTRQLTEKSDIYSFGVVLLELICGREPLSHSGSPDSFNLVLWAKPYLQAGAFEIVDESIKGTFDTESMRRAALIASRSVERDALRRPSIAEVLAELKDAYSIQLSYLASEGLAN; the protein is encoded by the exons ATGGAGCTGCATCGGTGGTACTATTCTTGGTTTCTTCTATCTGCTCTCTTCATCACAGTTGCTTTCTGCGATCCAGATG GATTTTTGAGCTTGTCTTGTGGTGGAAGTACTACCTATGTTGATTCCTCCAACATTACATGGACACCAGATGATGCCTATATCTCAGCTGGCGACATCACCACTGTCCATTTTCAAGAGGGATCCTCTCCATCTACTCTCCCAGTTAGGTTCTTTCCTGATTCTCCGCTTAGAAAATGTTACAAGCTACCAGTGAAAAATGTATCATCCTTGGTTCTTGTGAGGACTCAGTTTGTGTATAAGAATTATGATGGACTTAATAAACCCCCTGCATTCTCTGTTTCTCTTGGGAGGGCTATCACAACCACAGTCAATCTTAGTAACACCGATCCGTGGATCGAAGAGTTCATATGGACAGTTGATAAAGACATTGTATCTTTATGTTTTCACTCTCTTACAAATGGTGGATTTCCAGTCATTTCATCCCTTGAACTTAGGCCACTTCCTCAAGGAGCTTACATCGATGCCTTGGGAGATTTTCCAAACAAGTTGTTGAGGAAATGTTATCGTGTCAATTGTGGTTATAATTGGTCCTTAAG GTACCCGATTGATCAGTATGATAGAATTTGGGACGCTGATGAGGATTTCAGTCCGTTTCATGTGTCTTCTGGTTTTGATATTCAAGCCAATTTCAATATGTCAGTTCTGAAAGAGAGCCCTCCTGCAGCTGTTCTTCAAACTGGAAGAGTTTTGGCACGTCGGAACGACATGACATATAACTTCCCTATTGATCATCAAGGAGATTACCACATTGTTCTTTACTTTGCTGGGATTATACCTGTCTCCCCTTCATTCGATGTACTCATAAATGGTTATATTGTTCGATCAAACTACACAGTGAATCGATGGGAAGTCAGTAGTCTGTTCTTTACAATGAACGGAATTAATAGCTTGAACATCACATTGAAGACTGTCCATTACTATCCTATAATCAACGCTCTTGAGGTTTATGAGATCCTGGACATTCCCTTAGAAACTTCTTCAACCACAG TTTCAGCCCTACAAGTTATTCAGCAGTCAACTGGTCTACATCTTGATTGGGAAGATGATCCATGCTCTCCTAAATCATGGGAACACATAGAATGTGAAGGCAACTTGGTAACTTCATT GGAGCTTTCGGATGTAGACTTGAGGTCAATTAGCCCAACATTTGGTGACTTACTGGATCTCAAATCACT GGATTTGCATAACACTTCACTTGCTGGAGAGATACAAAATATCGGCAGCCTGCAACATCTTAAGAAGCT GAACTTGAGCTTCAATCAACTTACAGCTTTTGGTTCTGAGTTAGAAGACTTGATAAACCTTCAAGTTTT GGACTTGCATAACAATAGTTTTCAGGGAACAGTACCCGATAGCGTTGGAGAACTGAAGGACCTCCACTTACT GAACCTAGAGAACAATAAGCTGCAAGGCCCCCTTCCACAAGCTTTGAACAAAGAGAGTTTACAAGTCCT ATCATCAGGAAATCTGTGTCTTTCCTTCACTATGTCTTTATGCAATGACTTCTCAAAAAATCCTACAATTGAAACACCACAAGTCACTGTATTTACCCCCACAAAACGCAAGAGCCATAAACGATTAGCAATTATACTTGGTGCAGTTGGAGTAGCTATATTTGCTCTATTCCTTATCTTTATATCAGTATTCTTGTACATGAGGAGAAGAAAAAGTGGAGATACATATGCATCAA GAACTGCAGCAGAAATGAAAAACTGGAATGCTGCAAAAGTCTTTTCATACAAAGAAATCAAAGCTGCTACAAACAACTTCAAAGAGGTTATTGGTCGCGGTAGTTTCGGATCTGTTTATCTTGGGAAGCTTCCTGATGGTAAACAAGTTGCTGTTAAAGTTCGATTCGATAAAACTCAACTAGGTGCCGATTCTTTTATCAATGAG GTGTCCCTTCTATCACATATAAGTCATTCAAATCTTGTGTCATTAGAAGGATTCTGCCAAGAATCGAAACAGCAAATTCTAGTTTATGAGTATTTACCTGGAGGATCACTGGCTGATAACCTCTACG GAGCAATGAGCAAGAAATTGACACTAAGCTGGGTGCGCAGATTGAAAATAGCAGTTGATGCTGCAAAAG GTTTGGATTACTTGCACAATGGAACTGAGCCAAGAATTATACACCGTGATGTGAAGAGCAGCAACATACTTCTGGATGCAGACATGAATGCTAAGGTATCTGACTTTGGCCTTTCTAAGCAAGTAACTCAATCAGATGCAACTCATGTTAGCACTGTTGTCAAAGGCACTGCTGGCTATCTTGATCCCGA ATACTATTCCACTCGACAACTCACTGAAAAGAGTGACATCTACAGTTTTGGAGTCGTTCTTCTTGAACTTATCTGTGGTCGAGAACCACTTAGCCACTCGGGCTCTCCAGATTCCTTTAACTTGGTTCTATGG GCAAAGCCATACTTGCAGGCAGGTGCATTTGAGATAGTAGATGAGAGCATAAAAGGAACTTTTGATACGGAGAGCATGAGAAGAGCGGCTTTAATTGCCTCTAGGTCAGTGGAGAGGGATGCATTGAGGAGGCCAAGTATTGCAGAAGTATTGGCTGAGCTCAAAGATGCATACAGCATTCAACTTTCCTATTTAGCATCTGAAGGACTTGCCAATTGA